From Mycobacterium colombiense CECT 3035:
AGCGGATCGGTGCGTCCGACTTCAGCACGCTGTACAGCCCCGTCGGCGGCAACGTGCCGCAGTCGCTGGTCAACCAGGCCTGCCTGGACATCCAGCGCGGCAACGCCAAGGTGGTGCTGCTCGCCGGCGCCGAAACCTGGCGCACCCGGCGGGGGCTGCGGGCCAAAGGCGCCAAGCTGGTGTGGACCGAGCAGGACCACTCGGTGCCGATGGCCGAGATCAGCGGAGACGACGTCGCGATGGCCGGCGACGCCGAGATCAGGATCTCCCTCGACCGGCCGGCCTACGTCTACCCGATGTTCGAGGAGGCGCTTCGGGTCGCCAACGGCGAGTCCGTCGACGATCACCTCAAGCGGATCGCGGCGCTGTGGGCACGGTTCAACGCCGTGGCGGTGGACAACCCGAACGCCTGGATCCGCAAGCCGTCGAGCGCCGACGAGATCGGGCAGGCGGGTCCGCAGAATCGGATGATCAGCTGGCCCTACACCAAGCTGATGAACTCCAACAACATGGTCGACCAGGGCGCGGCGCTGGTTCTGACGTCGGTCGGGGAGGCCACCCGGCTGAAGATCCCCGCCGAGCGCTGGGTGTACCCGCACGCGGGCACCGACGCCCACGACACCGCGTCCATCGCCGAGCGTCACGAACTGCACCGGTCGCCGGCGATCCGGATCGCAGGCGCGCGGGCGCTGGAGCTGGCCGGCCTCGGCATCGACGACATCGATTACGTCGACCTGTACTCCTGCTTTCCCTCCGCGGTTCAGGTGGCGGCCGCCGAGCTCGGGCTGAGCACCGACGATCCCGCCCGACCGCTGACGGTCACCGGGGGACTGACGTTCGCGGGCGGACCGTGGAGCAACTACGTGATGCATTCGATTGCCACCATGGCGGAGTTGCTGGTGGCCAATCCGGGCAGGCGCGGACTGATCACCGCCAACGGCGGCTACCTGACCAAACACAGCTTCGGGGTCTACAGCACCGAGCCGCCGGCCGAATTCCGTTGGGAAGACACGCAACCCGCCGTCGACCGGGAGCCGACGACGGACGCTGCGATCCAGTGGGAAGGCGTCGGCACCATCGAGGCCTGGACGACGCCCTACGACCGCGACGGCCGGCCCGAGAAGGCTTTTCTGGCCGTGCGTACGCCCGACGGGTCGCGAGCGCTGGCCGTGATCACCGATCGCGCCGCGGCGCAGGCGTCGGTGCGCGAAGATATCGGTGGCGCCAAGGTTGCCGTCGCCGCGGACGGCAGCGCGACGCTGCGGTAGCGCCCGGCTACGGCATCACGGCAGGTCGCCGAACCGTTACCGGACTGACGGTCGCGTAGCCAGGGCCTATTTGCCTATTGTTGAGTGCTGAGGGTTGGGGGAGGTGAGCCCAGGTGCACATCCTGGTTACCGACGCCACCGGCGCACTCGGGCGGCTGGTCGCTGGGCAGCTGATCGCTGCCGGGCACACGGTCACCGGCATTGCTGAGCTTCCCCATCCGTGCCTCGACCGCAACGTCGAGTTTGTTTGCACGTCGCTGCGCGACCGGGTCCTGCGGGAGCTGACCGACGAGGCCGACGCGGTGATCCACCTGGCGCCCGTAGACCCGTCCGCTCCCGGCAGCGCGGACATGGACGGTCTCGCGCGGGTGACCGATGCGGCCGCCCGCGCGGGCTCCCGGCTGCTGTTCGTGTCGCAGGCCGCCGGCCGTCCCGAGCTGTACCGGCCGGCCGAGGACTTGGTGTCCTCGAGCTGGGGCCCGAGCGTGGTCGTCCGGATCGCGCCGCCGGTCGGCCGCCAGCTCGACTGGATGGTGTGCCGCACCGTGGCCACCCTGGTGCGCGCCAAGGCCTCGGCCGAGCCCATGCGAGTGCTCCATCTCGACGACCTGATGCGCTTCCTGGTACTGGCCCTGAACACCGACCGCACCGGTGTGGTGGATCTCGCCAGCCCGGACACCGTCAATCTGATCACCGCCTGGCGAATGCTGCGGGCCACCGACCCGCGGTCCCGGCTGCACGGCGTGCGCAGCTGGTCGCGACTGATCCCGGAGATGAATGTTTCGGCGGCGCAAGAGGATTGGTCGTTCGAGTTCGGCTGGCACGCTCTGGACGCGGTCGCCGACACCGCACGCGGACTGGTCGGCCGCCGACTCGATACCGCCGGCGCGATCAACCACGGCGGGCGGCTCGCGCTCCCGGTCGAGGTGCTGGCACACGGCCGGCGGGCGGCGGCCGACGCGCGCAGCGCGGCACCGGAGGGCATCGAGGGCGAATTCGACGACCAGATCGATCCGCGGTTCCCGATCTTCAGTGGCTCCGCCCTCAACCAGGCGCTGCCGGGACCGCTCACACCGATAACGCTCGACGTTCAGCTCAGCGGCCTGCGCGCCGCGAGCCGGGTGCTCGGCCAGGCGCTCGCGCTCGGCGACGCGGTCGATGAGGAGTGGGGCAGCAGGGCCATCGCGGTGTTCGGTCACCGCCCCTACGTCGGGGTATCGGTCAACCTGATCGCCGCCTCCCAGCTGCCCGGTTGGGACCAGGAGGCCGTCGCCCGCGACGCGCTGGTCGGCCGGCCCCACGTCGGGGATCCGCTGCCGTTCGGTGAGCCGGCCTTGGCGGGCGGAGCGCTCGGCTCGGTCGCCAAGGCGGTGGCCGCGGGTCGGTCGGTGGCCCTGTTGCGCCATCTGCGGGCCGACACCCGCGCCTATCGCGCCGCAGCGACCGCGGAGCACCTCGACGCCGGCCAACTCGCGCTGCTGCCGGAGGCGGCACTGGAAGTCCGGCTCCGGCTGTTGCGCGACCGCATCCATCAAGGCTGGATCCTCAACGCGCTGTGGTTGATCGACGCCGGCGTCAGCGCCGCGACGCCGGTGCGCAGCCAGGCGCATCGCAGCGTGCCCGGGGTGGGCATGATCACCGACAGCGGCCTCGTCGCCGCGGAGATCGCCGGGTTGGCGGCCGCGCTGCGGGCCGACCCACCGTTGTGCGCGCTGGCCGCCGACGGCAACCTCGCGAGCATTCGCGCGTTGTCACCGAAGACCGCTGCCGTCGTGGACGCCGCCGTCGACCGGATCGGGCACCGCGGCCCGGGGGAGGCCGAGCTGGCCAGCACGACATTCTCCGACGACCCGACGACGTTGCTGA
This genomic window contains:
- a CDS encoding acetyl-CoA acetyltransferase, encoding MSVDPRTPVLIGCGQVNHRDEIDPETRSVEPMDLMVAAAGQAADAAVIESVDSIRIVNILSAQYRDPGLLLGQRIGASDFSTLYSPVGGNVPQSLVNQACLDIQRGNAKVVLLAGAETWRTRRGLRAKGAKLVWTEQDHSVPMAEISGDDVAMAGDAEIRISLDRPAYVYPMFEEALRVANGESVDDHLKRIAALWARFNAVAVDNPNAWIRKPSSADEIGQAGPQNRMISWPYTKLMNSNNMVDQGAALVLTSVGEATRLKIPAERWVYPHAGTDAHDTASIAERHELHRSPAIRIAGARALELAGLGIDDIDYVDLYSCFPSAVQVAAAELGLSTDDPARPLTVTGGLTFAGGPWSNYVMHSIATMAELLVANPGRRGLITANGGYLTKHSFGVYSTEPPAEFRWEDTQPAVDREPTTDAAIQWEGVGTIEAWTTPYDRDGRPEKAFLAVRTPDGSRALAVITDRAAAQASVREDIGGAKVAVAADGSATLR
- a CDS encoding NAD-dependent epimerase/dehydratase family protein; the protein is MHILVTDATGALGRLVAGQLIAAGHTVTGIAELPHPCLDRNVEFVCTSLRDRVLRELTDEADAVIHLAPVDPSAPGSADMDGLARVTDAAARAGSRLLFVSQAAGRPELYRPAEDLVSSSWGPSVVVRIAPPVGRQLDWMVCRTVATLVRAKASAEPMRVLHLDDLMRFLVLALNTDRTGVVDLASPDTVNLITAWRMLRATDPRSRLHGVRSWSRLIPEMNVSAAQEDWSFEFGWHALDAVADTARGLVGRRLDTAGAINHGGRLALPVEVLAHGRRAAADARSAAPEGIEGEFDDQIDPRFPIFSGSALNQALPGPLTPITLDVQLSGLRAASRVLGQALALGDAVDEEWGSRAIAVFGHRPYVGVSVNLIAASQLPGWDQEAVARDALVGRPHVGDPLPFGEPALAGGALGSVAKAVAAGRSVALLRHLRADTRAYRAAATAEHLDAGQLALLPEAALEVRLRLLRDRIHQGWILNALWLIDAGVSAATPVRSQAHRSVPGVGMITDSGLVAAEIAGLAAALRADPPLCALAADGNLASIRALSPKTAAVVDAAVDRIGHRGPGEAELASTTFSDDPTTLLIAAAAAAALPAPSPAPEGHAATGSRGSRELAHDTTMRFTNELRMTLRALGSLRVEADLIDDVDDMYYLTCNELVTLPGDARLRIKRRRTERERLQVQCPPDVIDGAWTPVPRGADGSDPERTAG